A section of the Zymoseptoria tritici IPO323 chromosome 9, whole genome shotgun sequence genome encodes:
- the CYP-11 gene encoding putative P450 monooxygenase (P450 putatively acting on a cyclic terpene compound or moiety. p450 similar to GA14-synthase (gibberellin biosynthesis) and other p450s found next to terpene biosynthetic genes in other fungi. Similar to e_gw.10.163.1. Similarities were assessed both by multiple and local seq alignments.. ...), with protein sequence MLDIPLLFQIIAGAFLLALIYYKLIDVQRPYPGIPVIELDDQKTKSSRPDPSIFATRETELTAKGLETTNGPFQVFTSAGYKIILPNRFAHELRNNPDMSFTRVGDVDFHAQLPGMEPFRELFKSSNGILRDVVQAKLTQSLGLVTEDLVEEADCAIRPWLGDAKDWSDVEVRTFIYNVVGRVSSRIFGGKELARDEEWLGISTRYTISVNQAVNRLRGFPAILRPIAHRFLPESRNAKAELRAAQRLAEPQVEKRLKIREAAIAAGAPPKSLPDVFSWTMEMAKGRQMFLVETQLALSMAAIHTTTEMVMRCLVASCEHPEIQLPLREEMVKVLRSDGWSMSAFYKMKLLDSFMKECQRYFPLSSMAMGRVAEKAVVLSDGTVLPKNSYSIFIDSGTRDNNIYAHPSTFDAWRYLKMRERPGEENQHQFVSTSVDHLGFGHGVHACPGRFFASNEMKIIVCFLLIEYEWRFGSGQERLPDLKFEGSMIANPATKMQVRKREGEIDVLRPMA encoded by the exons ATGCTAGATATTCCGCTTCTCTTCCAGATCATTGCCGGCGCCTTCCTTCTAGCTCTCATCTACTACAAGCTCATCGACGTACAAAGACCCTACCCAGGCATACCCgtcatcgagctcgacgatcAAAAAACCAAATCCTCGCGTCCAGATCCATCCATCTTCGCCACGCGCGAGACAGAACTCACCGCCAAAGGGCTCGAAACGACCAATGGCCCATTCCAAGTCTTCACCAGCGCCGGATACAAAATCATCCTGCCAAATCGATTCGCGCACGAGCTGCGAAACAACCCCGACATGAGCTTCACCCGCGTCGGCGACGTCGACTTCCATGCGCAGTTGCCGGGAATGGAACCCTTCCGCGAGCTCTTCAAGTCATCGAATGGTATCCTTCGAGACGTGGTGCAGGCCAAGCTCACTCAGAGTCTAGGTCTCGTTACAGAGGATCTCGTCGAGGAGGCAGACTGCGCCATACGTCCATGGCTGGGCGATGCGAAAGACTGGTCGGACGTAGAGGTGAGGACGTTCATCTACAATGTCGTAGGCCGCGTATCGAGTCGCATCTTTGGCGGCAAAGAACTCGCACGCGATGAAGAGTGGTTGGGCATCTCAACGCGCTATACGATTTCTGTCAATCAGGCTGTGAACAGACTGCGCGGCTTTCCTGCGATTCTTCGTCCGATTGCTCATCGATTTTTACCGGAGTCTCGAAATGCTAAGGCGGAGCTTCGAGCTGCCCAGCGTTTGGCGGAGCCGCAGGTTGAAAAGCGCTTGAAGATCCGCGAGGCGGCGATTGCGGCAGGTGCGCCGCCGAAGTCGCTGCCGGACGTCTTTTCTTGGACGATGGAAATGGCAAAGGGTCGTCAGATGTTCCTCGTCGAGACGCAATTGGCTCTGTCCATGGCGGCCATTCACACGACGACTGAGATGGTTATGCGGTGTTTGGTGGCTAGTTGCGAGCATCCAGAGATTCAGCTGCCGCTGCGAGAGGAGATGGTCAAGGTTTTGAGGAGTGATGGGTGGTCGATGAGTGCGTTTTATAAGATGAAGTTACTTGACTCGTTTATGAAGGAGTGTCAGAgatactttcctttgtctaGCA TGGCAATGGGCAGAGTCGCCGAGAAGGCCGTTGTGTTGTCAGACGGCACAG TCCTCCCAAAGAACAGCTACTCAATCTTCATCGACAGCGGAACACGCGACAACAACATCTACGCTCATCCCTCGACCTTCGACGCCTGGCGATATCTCAAAATGCGCGAGCGACCCGGCGAGGAAAACCAACATCAATTCGTCTCAACCTCCGTAGATCACCTCGGCTTCGGTCATGGCGTCCACGCCTGTCCTGGGCGATTCTTCGCATCCAACGAGATGAAAATCATTGTTTGCTTCTTACTCATCGAATACGAGTGGAGATTTGGGTCAGGTCAAGAACGACTGCCGGATCTCAAGTTCGAAGGGTCGATGATTGCGAATCCTGCGACGAAGATGCAGGTTAGGAAGCGGGAGGGTGAGATTGATGTTTTGCGGCCGATGGCTTGA